AGCTGGCCGGGGGCGTCGTCACACAGCCCCAGCCGGTCACACTGCTCGACCCAGCTCATGAGGTACGAAGCGAGCTGGCCCTTGCGGTCCCTCCGCTGGGAGAAGCCCACCTGCGTATAGTCATACGTCGCCACCGGGACGCTGATGTCCGCCTCGATGACGAGCGGTTGATTCGGGAGCGAGGGGCCGCAGATGCGCCAGGCGCCGGTGAGCTCCTCGACGCGGGTGGCGGCGGCCCCATTCCACTTCACCTGGGTGATGCCTGGCGGACCCTTCAGGACGGTGCAGTCACCGCCCGTGGCGGGCACCTTCAAGTACAGGCGCGAGTGGGCCGGGTGCGGCGTGTTGCCCGTGGGCCGCAGGTCGAAGCCATAGTGGTAATGGAGCACCCGCGCGGCGAAGTCGACGGAGGAGGGCGGCGGGGGCTCGGTGCTCCCCGGCTCCGTGGGCGGGGGCTCGCCGGGCGGCTCGGGAGGGGTCGTCTGGGGCTGCTCGTTCCCATGCTGAATCGTCCCGGGCTCGGTGACGGACGGGGCGGGCTCCTCGCAGCCACCCAGGAACCCCGTGGTCCCCAACACCAAACCCACCAGACAGACAGATGCCTTTCCCTGACGCATGGCCTCGCTGCACCCTCGCGCGAATCGCATCGATGGTGCCCTTCAAGAAAGACAAAACGCAGTGGCGAGCCCACCCGGTGGGCCCTCCAAGAGACGATGCTCTCACCCGCTGTTCAGGACCTGGTCATGAAAGGTTACCGCCACCGCCAGCTCCCCCCCTCATGAGCCATGTCCTACCCGGGTTGAAAACTTGAAAGCCGGGTTAAATGTGTTCTCTCTTCTACACCATTAGAATTGTAAATCAAGACTCTCCGGGCTTTTTTCTTACTTTCCAGTGGAGTTGAATTCCCAGCCCTGCTTCCCGGGCGGCGGGCTGTGGACTGGGAAGCAACACTTCGCGCGCGAGCAGGCGTCAGCTGGATGAGAGGGCTTTCGCCACGGAAGGACTCACGCGGCGGCGCAGCCTCGTGCTCGAGGCCGCCGCGCCCCCTCCCAGCATGGACGGGGCGCGGCGAGCCGGGTGAAGCGGGGACTCAGCTGCAGATGCCCAGCGGCTGGGAGCCGCCGAGGTCGAGCAGCGACCAGTTGCGCGTGATGCCCGACCAGCTCGCGATCGTCACCCACCAGGTCTTCTTGATGAAGAGGATCTTCAGCTTGGCGAACAGCTTCAGGGTGCCCGAGAGCGTGTTCAGCTCGAGGTTCGACTTGAGCTTCCAGTCCAGCGTGCAGATGGGCCAGAACACCTCACCCGAGGAGGGCAGGCTGGCGTTGATGAGGGACAGGGCGCCCTCGAGGCCGAACGCGAGGATGACGACATCCACGGCGGCGGAGGCGTTGACGTTGGCCCAGCCGCCCGGAATCGCGCTGAGCTTGGCGACCGTCGGACCGATCTGGCCGAGCACGGTGAGCTTGACGCCGCCGGCGAGCGAGGCCTTCACCGAGATGGGCACGGGGCCCACCATGAAGCGCTTGGTCGCGGAGAAGAAGGTGCGGCTCCAGTTGATGGGCGTCGGCGAGTAGGTGGCGTAGAGGCTGGTGGACCAGATCTGCTGGCCCAGCGCATACAGCGCCGCGGTACCGCTGTTGTCGCCGCCCTGCTGCCCGGAGATGTTGGCCCGGCCCAGCACGAGCTCCTTCTCGTACGAGAACGCGGTACCGAAGACCTTGCCCTCGGCCACCGCGTCGATCTTCTTGTCCCGGTTCGTCGTCGCCGTATCGGCGGTGACCGTCGCGTTCAGCGCATAGCCCGCGCCGAACACGCTGTTGCCGAACCGCTCGATGCGCGTGTAGGTCTTGTTGAACGTCTGGTTGGGATTGGTCCAGGGCAGGAACTCCAGCGGCCCCGGCACCATGTGCTGGTTGGCCTCGGGGATCAGCCCCTGCTCGACGGTCACCTCGTACGAGTAGTCGCTCGGGTCATAGCTGAGCGTGCCTCCCGTACGGTTGCGCTCGTCCACGGCGATCGCGTTCTGCTGACCGGGCGAGTACGTCGCGTTGACGTCGAACCCGACCACCGTGGACTCCCACGGGTAGGCGGGGTTGTCGTTCATGATGTAGCCCGGCGCCAGCGTCGTGGCCGGGTACTTCTGCGGCTGGATGGTATAGGTGGTGGGGTCCGTGAAGCTCTGGGCGGCGGCGATACCGGGAGCAGCAACGGCGACCAACGCGAGGGTGCGCAGCTTTTTCATGCTCATGGGCATCCTTCAATGTGTGGGTGGAGAGGACTACGCCTTCGAGTGAAAGCCGCCCGCCTATTACTTCATTTATTAGAAAATAACAATTACCTGAATAGACAATTTTTTCCAGACCCCTGGAGATTCCCCGCATCGGAGTCCAGGCCCGGAAGTCCAGGCCCGGAAGTCCGGGCCGGGGGTGCTCCGCGCCATGGGGGTCAGTGGGAGGGGGAGTCTGATGGGAGGGGTGAGGGGGCCGTGGAGGGATTGAGGAAGACCGAGGCCATCCGCCGGAGTTCGGGATGGGGATCGTTCTGGCTGGCCCATTGCAACAACAGCAGGGCTTCCGGCGCGGCGCCCCGCACGGTGCCCAGCAGATTGATGATGTCGGAGCGGACTCCGTCCGAGACATCCTTCTGGAGGGCCTGCCTCAGCGCGAGCAGCAGCGTGCCGAGGGGACGGAAACCACAGGCGAAGACGGCGCCGCGGCGCACCTGGGTGGCGGGATCCGCGAGGAGCCGCTCGGACAGGAGCTGGTCGGCCTCGGGCCCGGGGATGTTGCGCAGTGCTTCCATGGCGGCCACGCGGACCTGGATGGCATTGGAGCGGAGCGCCTCCCGGATCGTGTCCAGGGCTTCGGGGGCCCGGGTGTTGCCGATGGCCCGCAGGGCCAGGGCCTGTTGTTCCGGGGTGGTGGCCGAGCGGTAGTTGTTCTTCATCTCCTGGACGAGCGCCTCCGCGCCGCGCGCGTCGTCATCCGTCATCTGGTACGCCGCGTTGCCAAACGCCAGGGACGCGGTGTCCCGCAGCATCGTGTCCTGGTTGCGCGTCAGCTGGCGCAAGGCATCCACCCCCTCGCGGTTGGGCTCGCCCGCCATGCCCAGGGCGGACACCGCGTCCATCCGGACATCATGGGCGAGGGACTGATCTCCACTCGCGGTCGCCAGGGAATGGATGGCCTCCGGGGTGCTGGCCGCCGAGAGGGCACCCAGCATGGGACTGGCGGCGAGCTGGGGCATTCCCGAGCGCAGGATGTCGGGAACCTTCAATGCCTCGCCGGGCTGGAGCATGAAGAGGGCCCGGAGCTGCTCCATCACCTGGGTGCGCGCGTCGTCCCGCGCCTTCTCGTCGGTGGGCAGCGAGCGCAGGGCCTGGATGAGTTCATCGAAGGTTCGGTTGCCGAGGATCTGCCGGTAGTGCTCCAGGGGATCCTGCGCGCGGCCCTGGAAGGTGGCCATGGTGGCGGTGCTCAACAGGCCCTGGCGGGCCTCGAGCGAGCCCTTCAGCGTCGCGTCCATCCGGCGCTCCAGCAGTCGCAGGCTCAGCTCGAGATCGTTGAACACCCGGGGCATGCCCTCGCCCGTGTCCACCTCCAG
Above is a window of Cystobacter fuscus DNA encoding:
- a CDS encoding HEAT repeat domain-containing protein — protein: MQWKHRRALVSSVAVILILMGVGVVWWRQPESDAPAPRVEKATASAALPAQPTVVAGLAAPKADGLRVWTPGMLYRYALSTEQKVSFGNSKQPAGAPTLPGMHLTIQGEWSVGVVAVEAERVHVRVNLQTSTFQLSVEGNDALPPDVRRTMTAALELPFFLTLDKSGTVELTHFEEPVDDLTRGILRTLVASSQFVVRGQLTQAWRNDELDTTGQYVAVYVRQTNNRVEKKKQVYTHLTTPQGLQPIGSDVHTTTYTSAVFELGEDVWTQSLQDKEHLEVDTGEGMPRVFNDLELSLRLLERRMDATLKGSLEARQGLLSTATMATFQGRAQDPLEHYRQILGNRTFDELIQALRSLPTDEKARDDARTQVMEQLRALFMLQPGEALKVPDILRSGMPQLAASPMLGALSAASTPEAIHSLATASGDQSLAHDVRMDAVSALGMAGEPNREGVDALRQLTRNQDTMLRDTASLAFGNAAYQMTDDDARGAEALVQEMKNNYRSATTPEQQALALRAIGNTRAPEALDTIREALRSNAIQVRVAAMEALRNIPGPEADQLLSERLLADPATQVRRGAVFACGFRPLGTLLLALRQALQKDVSDGVRSDIINLLGTVRGAAPEALLLLQWASQNDPHPELRRMASVFLNPSTAPSPLPSDSPSH